A window of the Lactuca sativa cultivar Salinas chromosome 7, Lsat_Salinas_v11, whole genome shotgun sequence genome harbors these coding sequences:
- the LOC111913949 gene encoding F-box/kelch-repeat protein At3g06240, which produces MATASDGRAPYESRGDGEKSRKRPFRPELNEEPQNVSQEGGQNNLAGNRASTSVIIGTSELEQMLNQMTFTSSEIQRLTALLHSRACDNVVVERDVPMTRMASPQQTTSIENLSGDLLSKIFILLMAKQLAQMRCVSKSWNAILSQSSFIKSHLHHSINNNDQILVVFVNNLSINHKLFTSYLYPTHSPHRVLANFIKIPRVKPGYTYRMIKIIGSVHGLICSSYGDYVIHIWNPSLRAESALPPYSFPYCGCYEISFRFGFDSKTLDYKVVKITGLTGPEQTSTSEEEEEEDDVPSFRYLIIKWLQVEIYSMRTGSWKLITQRFPSHITRIFDNDKACVDGHDGRLHWVGHTNEKLDSEVIVAFDLGSETFLEMTFPDSILDYYRSNTLGVLGGKLCVMSGDGDAEIQVWVAESWVKRHVFHFSHDPDHAFNGFTSHNEFFIEDADDCLVFYDHIADKAKILEKYPGGKCNTNRIVEYVDSLVWIAPPP; this is translated from the exons ATGGCGACGGCGAGCGATGGAAGGGCTCCGTACGAAAGCCGTGGAGACGGTGAAAAGTCCCGCAAGAGGCCTTTCCGGCCAG AGCTTAATGAAGAACCCCAGAATGTTTCACAGGAGGGAGGGCAAAAT AATTTAGCTGGGAATCGTGCTAGCACTTCTGTTATCATTGGGACATCTGAGCTTGAACAAATGTTGAACCAGATGACCTTTACTAG TTCTGAAATCCAACGCCTGACAGCATTGCTGCATTCAAGAGCTTGTGATAATGTTGTTGTCGAACGCGATGTTCCAATGACACGAATGGCTTCACCAcaacagacaacaagtatagagaACCTTTCGGGTGATCTTCTATCAAAAATATTCATCCTCTTAATGGCAAAACAGCTCGCTCAGATGAGATGCGTCTCGAAATCATGGAATGCCATCTTATCTCAATCCTCCTTTATAAAATCCCACCTCCATCATTCCATCAATAACAACGATCAAATTCTCGTAGTCTTCGTCAACAATCTGTCTATAAACCACAAACTGTTCACCTCATACCTCTATCCGACTCATTCCCCCCATCGCGTACTCGCTAATTTCATCAAAATCCCCCGGGTGAAGCCTGGGTATACTTATCGTATGATCAAAATTATCGGTTCTGTTCACGGATTGATATGCTCTAGTTATGGTGATTATGTCATTCACATTTGGAATCCCTCTCTCCGCGCTGAGTCAGCTCTCCCCCCATATTCTTTCCCCTATTGCGGTTGTTATGAAATCTCTTTCCGCTTCGGGTTTGATTCCAAAACTCTGGATTACAAAGTTGTTAAGATTACAGGCCTCACCGGACCGGAGCAAACATCAAcatcagaagaagaagaagaagaagacgatgTTCCTAGTTTTCGGTATCTCATCATAAAGTGGCTGCAGGTTGAGATTTACAGCATGAGAACGGGCTCATGGAAGTTAATCACTCAAAGGTTTCCATCTCATATCACGAGGATTTTCGATAATGATAAGGCCTGTGTAGATGGCCATGATGGGCGTCTTCATTGGGTTGGTCATACTAATGAGAAGCTTGATTCAGAAGTGATAGTGGCGTTTGATTTGGGTTCAGAGACTTTCCTTGAGATGACTTTTCCGGATTCTATACTGGATTACTATCGCTCCAACACTTTAGGAGTTTTGGGGGGAAAGCTTTGTGTGATGTCAGGAGATGGGGATGCTGAAATCCAGGTGTGGGTGGCTGAATCATGGGTCAAACGCCATGTCTTTCACTTTTCACATGATCCTGATCACGCGTTTAATGGATTCACATCACACAATGAGTTTTTCATCGAAGATGCCGATGATTGTCTTGTTTTCTATGATCATATTGCAGACAAGGCTAAAATATTGGAGAAATATCCTGGTGGAAAATGTAACACAAATAGGATCGTGGAGTATGTCGACAGTCTTGTTTGGATTGCACCTCCCCCATGA
- the LOC111913995 gene encoding F-box/kelch-repeat protein At3g06240 isoform X3: MEELPMKAVETVKSPVRSVYDQRLKIPIMFHRRQSKMSEVQRLTALLHSRICDDADATICLPITPMTLPQQPTTIENLSGDLLSKIFILLMAKQLAQMRCVSKSWNALLSHPSFIKSHLHHSINNNDRILLVFYEKTSSSDHEKFVAYPCRPPYLELSNFIKLPLPPVNPKSGDNSSFTDIIGSVHGLICSRYTDDVIHIWNPSLSAVSTLPPYSCSLGDDVSFGFGYDGNTDDYKVVKISGVFGPHTIRPGFSILVVKEWLQAEIYSMRKGCWKFITQRIPSHVAMIFEHNYVCVDGHDGHLHWSGYIVEEGEPQPRTIVVFDLGSETLFEMPLPDAILEDNRMNHLGVLSGKLCVRSYRWFEDEGIDVWVMEEYGVAESWVKRHSFCFSHFNCCPLNGFTSHSEFIYRNTDGHLVLYDPVADKTRILEKHCRGKYRPKRIVEYIDSLVWVAPSLP, encoded by the exons ATGGAAGAGCTCCCTATGAAAGCCGTGGAGACGGTGAAAAGTCCCGTAAGAAGCGTTTACGACCAG AGATTGAAGATCCCCATAATGTTTCACAGGAGGCAGAGCAAAAT GTCTGAAGTCCAGCGGTTGACAGCCTTGTTGCATTCAAGAATTTGTGATGATGCAGATGCAACAATATGCCTTCCAATCACACCAATGACTTTACCACAACAGCCAACGACTATAGAGAACCTCTCGGGTGATCTTCTATCAAAAATATTCATCCTCTTAATGGCAAAACAGCTCGCGCAGATGAGATGTGTCTCCAAATCTTGGAATGCTCTCTTATCTCATCCCTCGTTTATAAAATCCCATCTCCATCATTCCATCAATAACAACGATCGAATTCTTTTGGTCTTCTATGAAAAAACATCCTCGTCTGACCATGAAAAGTTTGTGGCATACCCCTGTCGACCTCCCTATCTTGAACTCTCTAATTTCATCAAACTCCCATTACCCCCGGTCAATCCCAAATCTGGAGATAATTCTAGCTTCACGGACATTATTGGTTCTGTTCATGGCTTAATATGCTCTCGTTATACTGATGATGTCATTCACATCTGGAACCCTTCTCTCTCCGCCGTGTCAACTCTCCCGCCATATTCGTGCTCTCTTGGTGACGACGTGTCATTCGGGTTTGGTTATGACGGCAACACCGATGATTATAAGGTTGTTAAGATTTCAGGCGTTTTTGGGCCACACACCATTCGTCCTGGTTTTTCTATATTAGTTGTGAAAGAGTGGTTGCAAGCTGAGATTTACAGTATGCGAAAGGGTTGTTGGAAGTTCATTACTCAAAGGATTCCATCTCACGTTGCAATGATTTTCGAACACAATTATGTTTGTGTAGATGGGCATGACGGGCATCTTCATTGGTCTGGTTATATTGTTGAGGAAGGAGAGCCACAGCCACGAACGATAGTGGTGTTTGATTTGGGTTCAGAGACATTGTTTGAGATGCCTCTTCCAGATGCTATACTTGAGGACAACCGCATGAATCATTTAGGAGTTTTGAGTGGAAAGCTTTGTGTGAGGTCATATAGGTGGTTTGAGGATGAGGGAATAGATGTGTGGGTGATGGAGGAGTACGGGGTGGCTGAGTCATGGGTCAAACGCCATTCGTTTTGCTTTTCACACTTTAATTGTTGTCCATTGAATGGATTCACGTCACACAGTGAGTTTATCTATAGAAATACCGATGGTCATCTTGTTTTGTATGATCCAGTTGCTGACAAGACGAGAATCTTGGAGAAACATTGTCGTGGAAAATATAGACCAAAGAGAATCGTGGAGTATATTGACAGTCTTGTTTGGGTAGCACCTAGCCTTCCATGA
- the LOC111913995 gene encoding F-box/kelch-repeat protein At3g06240 isoform X2, whose protein sequence is MATAGECDGRAPYESRGDGEKSRKKRLRPEIEDPHNVSQEAEQNNSDQVGNYASISVTFGVGKSELEQMLKQMTFTRSEVQRLTALLHSRICDDADATICLPITPMTLPQQPTTIENLSGDLLSKIFILLMAKQLAQMRCVSKSWNALLSHPSFIKSHLHHSINNNDRILLVFYEKTSSSDHEKFVAYPCRPPYLELSNFIKLPLPPVNPKSGDNSSFTDIIGSVHGLICSRYTDDVIHIWNPSLSAVSTLPPYSCSLGDDVSFGFGYDGNTDDYKVVKISGVFGPHTIRPGFSILVVKEWLQAEIYSMRKGCWKFITQRIPSHVAMIFEHNYVCVDGHDGHLHWSGYIVEEGEPQPRTIVVFDLGSETLFEMPLPDAILEDNRMNHLGVLSGKLCVRSYRWFEDEGIDVWVMEEYGVAESWVKRHSFCFSHFNCCPLNGFTSHSEFIYRNTDGHLVLYDPVADKTRILEKHCRGKYRPKRIVEYIDSLVWVAPSLP, encoded by the exons ATGGCGACCGCGGGCGAATGCGATGGAAGAGCTCCCTATGAAAGCCGTGGAGACGGTGAAAAGTCCCGTAAGAAGCGTTTACGACCAG AGATTGAAGATCCCCATAATGTTTCACAGGAGGCAGAGCAAAAT AATTCAGATCAAGTTGGGAATTATGCTAGTATTTCTGTTACTTTTGGTGTTGGGAAATCAGAGCTTGAACAAATGTTGAAACAGATGACCTTTACTAG GTCTGAAGTCCAGCGGTTGACAGCCTTGTTGCATTCAAGAATTTGTGATGATGCAGATGCAACAATATGCCTTCCAATCACACCAATGACTTTACCACAACAGCCAACGACTATAGAGAACCTCTCGGGTGATCTTCTATCAAAAATATTCATCCTCTTAATGGCAAAACAGCTCGCGCAGATGAGATGTGTCTCCAAATCTTGGAATGCTCTCTTATCTCATCCCTCGTTTATAAAATCCCATCTCCATCATTCCATCAATAACAACGATCGAATTCTTTTGGTCTTCTATGAAAAAACATCCTCGTCTGACCATGAAAAGTTTGTGGCATACCCCTGTCGACCTCCCTATCTTGAACTCTCTAATTTCATCAAACTCCCATTACCCCCGGTCAATCCCAAATCTGGAGATAATTCTAGCTTCACGGACATTATTGGTTCTGTTCATGGCTTAATATGCTCTCGTTATACTGATGATGTCATTCACATCTGGAACCCTTCTCTCTCCGCCGTGTCAACTCTCCCGCCATATTCGTGCTCTCTTGGTGACGACGTGTCATTCGGGTTTGGTTATGACGGCAACACCGATGATTATAAGGTTGTTAAGATTTCAGGCGTTTTTGGGCCACACACCATTCGTCCTGGTTTTTCTATATTAGTTGTGAAAGAGTGGTTGCAAGCTGAGATTTACAGTATGCGAAAGGGTTGTTGGAAGTTCATTACTCAAAGGATTCCATCTCACGTTGCAATGATTTTCGAACACAATTATGTTTGTGTAGATGGGCATGACGGGCATCTTCATTGGTCTGGTTATATTGTTGAGGAAGGAGAGCCACAGCCACGAACGATAGTGGTGTTTGATTTGGGTTCAGAGACATTGTTTGAGATGCCTCTTCCAGATGCTATACTTGAGGACAACCGCATGAATCATTTAGGAGTTTTGAGTGGAAAGCTTTGTGTGAGGTCATATAGGTGGTTTGAGGATGAGGGAATAGATGTGTGGGTGATGGAGGAGTACGGGGTGGCTGAGTCATGGGTCAAACGCCATTCGTTTTGCTTTTCACACTTTAATTGTTGTCCATTGAATGGATTCACGTCACACAGTGAGTTTATCTATAGAAATACCGATGGTCATCTTGTTTTGTATGATCCAGTTGCTGACAAGACGAGAATCTTGGAGAAACATTGTCGTGGAAAATATAGACCAAAGAGAATCGTGGAGTATATTGACAGTCTTGTTTGGGTAGCACCTAGCCTTCCATGA
- the LOC111913995 gene encoding uncharacterized protein LOC111913995 isoform X1: protein MGEFRKLKAPIFEGEDAFGWIYKVERFFEIQDIGVRDRLKAAAICLDGKALAWFRWSQARDPFRSWEELKERLLERFQLTGEGNLYHQFLAIRQEGSVRDYVSNFERLSCQLGDIPESVLEGTFVNGLKEDTRSAVRILQPANLARAMTLAVMIDENKFSIGTPKTSGGVIRSNNSGSSRPGGASSISSSTNVGSKGTTTTGTGSTGLTGQFKRLIEAEFAEKKSKGICFRCDGKFSPGHRCHGKTLQVLIVDEQEEDNEVGEGVEHAHLDEIEVSFNSVSGLTSPQTMQVKGFVGGLPVLVLIDSGATHSFISKQVVAQLGMTVSGTGAVRVRLGNGMWEKSEGTCKGVVLNLPELQVVEEFYPLNLGGSDIILGISWLQTLGDMTVNWRDLWMKFWDGSRQITITGDPSLTRTLVSCKSMLKLCHNEDTRFLVHMNSAEISPPIPRPPPAIREVFWVGMKRDIARMVAECDVCQRQKYSTMAPSGLLQPLELPNKV from the exons ATGGGGGAATTTCGGAAGCTTAAGGCTCCTATTTTCGAAGGGGAAGACGCGTTTGGATGGATTTATAAGGTGGAGCGTTTCTTTGAGATCCAAGACATTGGTGTACGCGATCGATTGAAGGCAGCAGCAATTTGCTTGGACGGCAAGGCGTTGGCTTGGTTTCGTTGGAGTCAAGCAAGGGACCCGTTCCGCTCGTGGGAGGAATTAAAAGAACGGCTGTTGGAGCGTTTCCAGTTAACAGGTGAAGGCAATCTCTATCATCAGTTTCTCGCCATCCGGCAAGAAGGATCTGTACGTGACTACGTAAGCAATTTTGAAAGACTATCATGTCAGTTGGGGGACATACCAGAAAGCGTGTTAGAAGGCACCTTCGTTAATGGTCTTAAGGAGGACACACGTTCGGCCGTTCGTATTTTACAGCCAGCAAACTTGGCCAGAGCCATGACTCTTGCTGTTATGATAGATGAAAACAAATTCAGTATCGGCACACCCAAGACTAGTGGTGGGGTAATTCGGTCCAACAACAGCGGGTCTAGTCGACCAGGTGGAGCTTCTAGCATTTCGTCTTCAACTAACGTAGGCAGCAAGGGTACCACCACGACTGGTACTGGCTCGACAGGCCTTACTGGTCAGTTCAAGCGTTTAATAGAAGCCGAATTTGCTGAGAAAAAATCCAAGGGCATCTGCTTTCGTTGTGACGGGAAGTTTTCTCCAGGGCATCGTTGTCATGGTAAGACACTGCAGGTGCTAATCGTCGATGAACAGGAAGAGGATAATGAAGTGGGAGAAGGGGTGGAACATGCACACCTCGATGAAATCGAGGTATCCTTTAACTCGGTAAGCGGTCTCACGTCTCCTCAAACCATGCAGGTGAAGGGTTTCGTCGGAGGTTTGCCTGTGCTAGTCTTAATTGATAGCGGAGCAACACATAGCTTCATCTCTAAACAGGTGGTTGCTCAACTGGGAATGACAGTTTCGGGAACTGGTGCAGTCCGGGTACGGCTTGGGAACGGTATGTGGGAAAAAAGTGAGGGTACATGCAAAGGAGTGGTATTGAATTTACCAGAGCTACAAGTTGTTGAAGAGTTCTATCCCTTAAATTTAGGGGGATCGGATATTATTCTTGGGATTTCTTGGCTTCAGACACTAGGCGATATGACAGTCAATTGGCGAGACTTATGGATGAAGTTCTGGGATGGTAGTCGTCAAATTACCATTACAGGTGATCCGAGCCTAACAAGAACGTTGGTCTCTTGCAAGTCCATGCTTAAGCTATGTCACAACGAAGACACAAGGTTTTTAGTTCACATGAATTCAGCGGAAATTTCGCCTCCAATCCCGCGTCCACCACCGGCCATTCGGGAGGTTTTTTGGGTGGGAATGAAGCGCGACATTGCAAGAATGGTTGCGGAGTGTGATGTTTGTCAACGACAAAAGTATTCTACCATGGCGCCTAGCGGGTTATTACAACCCCTGGAGTTACCCAACAAG GTCTGA
- the LOC111913956 gene encoding uncharacterized protein LOC111913956 yields MVNDVEPSKKTEGAPDTNSPLYIHASDYPKQMHVHDTLTDNNYADWSQEMMNFLFAKNKVGFIDGSIQKPGKYSPDYMIWMRCDVMVKGWLTTAMENDIRVSVKYANTTSKIWFDLPERFGKERSPRAYKLKQARTRIHQNGSSVSTYYTRLRGIWCETQVALPTPQ; encoded by the coding sequence ATGGTCAACGATGTAGAACCAAGCAAGAAGACCGAAGGTGCACCGGATACCAACTCGccactttacatccatgcatcaGATTACCCAAAACAAATGCACGTCCATGACACCCTTACCGACAACAACTATGCGGATTGGTCTCAAGAGATGATGAACTTTCTCTTTGCCAAAAACAAGGTAGGCTTCATTGATGGCTCAATCCAGAAACCTGGAAAATACTCTCCTGATTACATGATATGGATGCGATGCGATGTTATGGTGAAGGGATGGCTCACGACGGCAATGGAAAACGATATCAGGGTTAGTGTAAAATATGCCAATACGACTTCAAAGATATGGTTTGATCTGCCTGAAAGATTTGGAAAGGAAAGATCCCCTCGGGCCTACAAGTTGAAACAAGCACGCACCAGGATTCACCAAAATGGATCTTCCGTATCAACATATTACACTAGACTTCGAGGCATCTGGTGCGAGACGCAGGTTGCCTTACCCACACCTCAATGA
- the LOC111913993 gene encoding cold-responsive protein kinase 1 gives MRRILEAAPPAALVLNQESPPASGHSSAALFFFLAGLIVLLLLLILAFIFRKFIRPAYLKKLIKRKDSSKAGKDYLSGNLRTISYFSFQALKKATKNFHESNLLGKGGFGPVYLGKLEDGLLVAIKKLALDKSQQGEAEFLSEVKMITSIQHKNLVRLLGCCSQGPQRLLVYEYMKNRSLDHIIYGKSDQYLNWNTRFQIILGIARGLQYLHEDSHLRIVHRDIKASNILLDDKFHPRIGDFGLARFFPEDQAYLSTTFAGTLGYTAPEYAIRGELSEKADIYSFGVLVLEIISCRKNTDLTLTSEMQYLPEYAWKLHERSKMIDLVDPRIRNAGFIEKDVMQTIHVALLCLQAHANTRPPMSEIVAMLTWKVEMVKSPSKPTFLDRRHRWKNENTSWETVSAEFPSPSLTPPPNSRDYNASQSFSGPMVKV, from the exons ATGCGTCGCATACTTGAAG CGGCTCCTCCAGCGGCATTAGTACTTAACCAAGAAAGTCCGCCTGCCAGCGGCCACTCCTCAGCGGCCTTATTCTTCTTCCTGGCAGGATTGATTGTGCTTCTACTTTTGCTGATTCTCGCATTTATTTTTCGGAAATTTATCAGACCAGCATATTTGAAAAAATTGATAAAGCGTAAAGACAGCAGCAAAG CTGGAAAAGATTATCTCAGTGGGAATCTTCGAACAATAAGCTATTTTAGCTTCCAAGCATTAAAAAAGGCGACCAAGAATTTCCATGAGTCTAATCTTCTTGGTAAAGGTGGATTTGGGCCTGTTTATCTT GGTAAATTAGAAGATGGGCTTCTAGTTGCTATAAAGAAATTGGCTCTTGACAAATCACAACAAGGAGAAGCTGAATTTCTTTCAGAGGTGAAGATGATCACAAGTATACAACACAAAAACCTTGTTCGACTTCTTGGATGCTGCTCTCAAGGGCCTCAAAGACTACTCGTGTATGAATACATGAAGAACAGGAGTTTAGACCACATTATTTATG GCAAAAGTGATCAATATCTTAATTGGAACACTCGTTTCCAAATAATACTTGGCATTGCTAGAGGATTACAGTATCTACATGAGGACTCACATCTTCGTATTGTTCATAGAGATATTAAAGCTAGCAACATTCTTCTCGATGACAAATTTCACCCAAGAattggagattttggattggCCAGATTCTTCCCTGAGGATCAAGCTTATCTTAGCACAACATTCGCTGGAACACT AGGCTATACAGCCCCTGAATATGCAATTAGAGGAGAATTGTCTGAAAAAGCTGACATTTACAGTTTTggagttcttgtgcttgaaatcATTAGCTGCAGGAAAAATACAGATCTTACACTAACATCAGAAATGCAATACCTCCCGGAATAT GCATGGAAGCTACACGAGAGGTCAAAGATGATTGATCTAGTGGATCCAAGAATACGAAATGCTGGTTTTATAGAGAAAGatgttatgcaaacaattcatGTAGCTTTACTTTGCCTTCAAGCTCATGCAAACACAAGGCCACCCATGTCAGAAATTGTAGCCATGCTGACATGGAAGGTCGAAATGGTCAAATCACCATCAAAACCCACCTTTTTAGATCGAAGACACAGATGGAAAAATGAGAATACTTCATGGGAAACTGTTTCAGCTGAATTCCCTTCACCTTCATTGACTCCTCCTCCAAATTCAAGAGATTATAATGCTAGCCAAAGCTTCTCAGGACCAATGGTGAAAGTGTAG